Genomic window (Bdellovibrionales bacterium):
GTCACTCGAAGTTTGTGCGAAGGCTATTGATTGGCACAAAATAGATAGAACCAGGATGGTGAGCGTTTTCATTTTTCCTCCTCAGGATTGATTTTGAAAAATGCTACCGAATATTTGTCGCAACTATTAGAAGAGGCGAAAAATATTTATTCACACACGGCCGTCCGTGGTTATCATTGCAGACTCATTACGCAACGGAATCCGACATTATTCATGCCTAAATTCCATGATGCCGGTGCCTGTATTTCATTTGCGGTGATATCGCCGATATTGGCGGTGAAGATTCCAGTCGCGCCGTTAGAATGTATGCAGTTGGCGCCGCCTCGAATGACTTTTCCAGAACTCCCGCCAAACAAGCTGCCCATTAAATTGTTCTGTTTCGGAACGCTCGTCATTCCTGTGAAATCAAATAACGCAGGAGATCCCGGCTTTACGTCCCAGTTGTTGTTAAAATAATCGCGGGCATAGGGCTGTGACAAATCCGGGTTGTAAGAGCCACCGTAAATTGTGTCGCTAACCCATTCCCACGCGTTGCCACCGAAATCCCAAATGATGTGACCGCTTGCGAGTTGAAAGGTGCGGCGTTCGCTATTGTCAGTTTTGCCAGTACCGTCATAGGGATTCGTCATATCATTCACGGCGATGGGTTCGCTCCACCCGGAGTAATAGCCTGTATAGAGTTTTCCGTTGAGTTTTGTGCCGCCAGACCAGTTTGCGTCTTGATTATAAATTTCGAGTGCGGCTGCGTTCCACTCTGCATTGGTCGGTAAACGGTAGCGGCTGCCGAGATCGGCGCAGGCTGCGGAGGCGGTGGCTTTGTTGGCGATCCAAGGCTTGTTCGCGGCCATTGAAACGGCGGCGCCATTGACATTTTTCATTTCAAATTTAGCAATACAGAACGCCGCTGTGGCGGT
Coding sequences:
- a CDS encoding SUMF1/EgtB/PvdO family nonheme iron enzyme, which gives rise to VTPTPTPTPSVTPTPTPTPSVTPTPTPTPSVTPTPTPTPSVTPTPTPTPVTSCPANFERVEANATTATAAFCIAKFEMKNVNGAAVSMAANKPWIANKATASAACADLGSRYRLPTNAEWNAAALEIYNQDANWSGGTKLNGKLYTGYYSGWSEPIAVNDMTNPYDGTGKTDNSERRTFQLASGHIIWDFGGNAWEWVSDTIYGGSYNPDLSQPYARDYFNNNWDVKPGSPALFDFTGMTSVPKQNNLMGSLFGGSSGKVIRGGANCIHSNGATGIFTANIGDITANEIQAPASWNLGMNNVGFRCVMSLQ